A single genomic interval of Blattabacterium sp. (Nauphoeta cinerea) harbors:
- the fumC gene encoding class II fumarate hydratase has product MTYRIEKDTLGFVKVPVNKYWGAQTERSRNNFKIGSEASMPIEIIHAFGFLKKAAAHANFKLGILSKKKKDMISLVCDEIIEGKLNNQFPLVIWQTGSGTHTNMNINEVISNRAHVLMGGKLGSSQSFIHPNDDVNMSQSSNDTFPTAMHIASYQKLVKKTIPSIQGIKKTLEEKSKLFNNVIKIGRTHLMDATPITLGQEFSGYVSQIDHGLNALKRSLDHLSELAIGGTAVGTGLNAPKGYDIKVTEYICKYTGLAFKVAKNKFEAIASHDAIVESHSALKQIAISLIKISNDIRFLSSGPRSGIGEIYIPKNEPGSSIMPGKINPTQCEAIIMVCTQIIGNDMAISVAGSSGNYELNVYKPLMAYNFLQSSQLLADACFSFSSFCVKGIKPNYRRIKEFLDQSLMLVTALNTHIGYEKSAEIAKYAYENNTTLKEEAIRLGYLTVDEFEKFINPSKMV; this is encoded by the coding sequence ATGACATATAGAATAGAAAAAGACACTTTAGGTTTCGTGAAAGTACCTGTAAATAAATATTGGGGAGCACAAACAGAAAGATCTAGAAATAATTTTAAAATTGGTTCAGAAGCTTCTATGCCTATAGAAATTATTCATGCATTTGGTTTTTTAAAAAAAGCCGCTGCTCATGCTAATTTTAAATTAGGTATTCTATCTAAAAAAAAGAAAGATATGATATCTTTAGTTTGTGATGAAATTATAGAGGGAAAGCTAAATAATCAATTTCCTTTAGTTATATGGCAAACAGGATCAGGAACTCACACTAATATGAATATCAATGAGGTCATTTCCAATAGAGCTCATGTTTTAATGGGAGGGAAACTAGGAAGTTCTCAATCTTTTATTCATCCTAATGATGATGTAAACATGTCTCAATCATCTAACGATACTTTTCCTACAGCAATGCATATAGCTTCTTATCAAAAATTAGTAAAAAAAACTATTCCTTCTATTCAAGGAATAAAAAAAACGCTGGAAGAAAAATCAAAATTATTTAATAATGTTATTAAAATAGGAAGAACTCATCTTATGGACGCAACTCCCATTACTTTAGGACAAGAATTTTCTGGATATGTTTCTCAAATTGATCATGGATTAAATGCTCTAAAAAGATCTCTAGATCATCTTTCTGAATTGGCTATAGGGGGAACGGCTGTAGGAACAGGGTTGAATGCTCCTAAAGGATATGATATAAAAGTAACCGAATATATTTGTAAATATACTGGGTTGGCTTTTAAGGTAGCAAAAAATAAGTTTGAAGCAATAGCATCTCATGATGCTATAGTTGAATCTCATAGTGCTCTTAAACAAATAGCTATTTCTTTAATTAAAATATCAAATGACATTCGTTTTTTATCTTCTGGCCCACGTTCAGGTATTGGAGAAATTTATATTCCTAAAAACGAACCTGGATCTTCTATTATGCCTGGGAAAATAAATCCTACTCAATGTGAAGCTATTATTATGGTTTGCACTCAAATTATAGGAAATGATATGGCGATTTCTGTGGCTGGATCTTCAGGAAATTATGAATTAAATGTATATAAACCATTAATGGCATATAATTTTTTACAATCTTCTCAACTTCTTGCAGATGCTTGTTTTTCTTTTTCTTCTTTTTGCGTAAAAGGAATAAAACCAAACTATCGAAGAATTAAAGAATTTTTAGATCAATCTTTGATGTTAGTTACAGCACTTAATACTCATATTGGATACGAAAAATCGGCAGAAATCGCAAAATATGCTTATGAAAATAATACGACATTAAAAGAAGAAGCAATTCGATTAGGATACTTAACTGTTGATGAATTTGAAAAATTTATTAATCCATCCAAAATGGTGTGA
- a CDS encoding TatD family hydrolase, which yields MKITDTHTHLYMREFDEDIDFVIKKAFHKGINRFLLPSIDSSTIPSILKLEKKYPNICFPMVGLHPNKVDPYSLEKELQNIKTWLHKHSFISIGEIGMDLHLETKFVSEQEYAFQTQIQWAKQKKLPVVLHCRKAFDQVFHILSKEKNSFLKGVLHCFSGTLEQAKKIIDIGIKLGIGGIITFKNNHVSQFLHKINLNHLVLETDSPYLSPHPFRGKRNEPKNLRIILKKLSQIYSTSEEKISEIIHLNVKKLFF from the coding sequence ATGAAAATAACTGATACCCATACTCATTTATATATGAGAGAATTTGATGAAGATATTGATTTTGTAATTAAAAAAGCCTTTCATAAAGGAATTAATAGATTTTTACTACCTTCTATAGATAGTTCTACTATTCCTAGTATATTAAAATTAGAAAAAAAATATCCTAATATATGCTTTCCTATGGTTGGATTGCATCCAAACAAAGTTGATCCATACAGTTTAGAAAAAGAATTACAAAATATTAAAACATGGTTACATAAACATTCTTTTATTTCTATAGGAGAAATTGGAATGGATCTACATTTAGAAACAAAATTTGTATCTGAACAAGAATATGCTTTTCAAACTCAAATACAATGGGCTAAACAAAAAAAACTCCCTGTCGTTCTACATTGTAGAAAAGCTTTTGATCAAGTTTTTCATATTTTATCAAAAGAGAAAAATTCCTTTCTTAAAGGTGTTTTACATTGTTTCTCCGGTACTTTGGAACAAGCTAAAAAAATTATTGATATTGGAATAAAATTAGGCATTGGAGGAATAATCACTTTTAAAAATAACCATGTTAGTCAATTCTTACATAAAATAAATTTGAATCATTTAGTATTAGAAACTGATTCTCCTTATCTTTCTCCACATCCTTTTAGAGGAAAAAGAAATGAACCAAAAAATTTAAGAATAATTTTAAAAAAATTATCGCAAATTTATTCTACATCAGAAGAAAAAATATCCGAGATTATTCATTTAAATGTGAAAAAATTATTCTTTTAA
- the fabD gene encoding ACP S-malonyltransferase, with amino-acid sequence MKAYLFPGQGSQFVGMGKDLYKNSHLAKKLFQLSDEILGFRMTSVMFEGSMNTLKNTKYTQLAIYIYSVIKAKISNNFDPDMVAGHSLGEFSALAAVDVFSFEDGLKLVNQRASIMQNICESTHGGMAVVLGLKDSIIEDVCKKDRGVIVPSNYNSPEQLVISGEIQALKRVCLILKKIGAKKIFVLPVHGAFHSPIMEPAQNKFQKIVNKIYFKDSKYPIYQNVTARPITKSYDIKNNLVKQLTYPVKWKQSIKNMIAHGAVSFTEIGPGNILQGLIKKISKNSV; translated from the coding sequence ATGAAAGCTTATTTATTTCCTGGTCAAGGATCTCAATTTGTAGGAATGGGAAAAGACTTATATAAAAATTCTCATTTAGCAAAAAAATTATTTCAATTATCTGATGAAATTTTAGGTTTTCGAATGACATCTGTAATGTTTGAAGGATCTATGAATACTTTAAAAAATACAAAATATACACAATTAGCAATTTATATATATTCAGTTATCAAAGCAAAAATATCGAATAATTTTGATCCAGATATGGTAGCTGGCCATTCTCTGGGAGAATTTTCTGCTTTAGCTGCAGTTGATGTATTTTCCTTTGAGGATGGATTAAAATTAGTGAATCAAAGAGCATCAATTATGCAAAATATTTGTGAATCAACTCATGGTGGGATGGCTGTCGTATTAGGGTTAAAAGATTCCATTATAGAAGACGTTTGTAAAAAAGACCGGGGGGTTATAGTCCCATCCAATTATAATAGTCCTGAACAGCTAGTAATTTCTGGAGAAATACAAGCCTTAAAAAGAGTTTGTCTTATTCTAAAAAAAATAGGAGCTAAAAAAATATTTGTTCTTCCTGTTCATGGAGCCTTTCACTCTCCAATAATGGAACCAGCCCAAAATAAATTTCAAAAAATTGTAAATAAAATTTATTTTAAAGATTCTAAATACCCAATATATCAAAATGTAACTGCACGACCTATCACAAAATCTTATGATATAAAAAATAATCTTGTAAAACAACTGACTTATCCAGTCAAATGGAAACAATCTATAAAAAATATGATAGCTCATGGAGCTGTTTCATTTACAGAAATAGGTCCAGGTAATATTTTACAAGGTTTAATTAAAAAAATTTCAAAAAATTCTGTATAA
- a CDS encoding GYDIA family GHMP kinase, with translation MHRHRYKRFFYSHGKLLLTGEYFILYGACGLALPTIKGQSLTIFIHNLSSVLHWKSYDEINQPWFEGVFQLPSLKICYETEKNTAFKLRDLLLKSKKIQKNFLHDSLGIYVKTKLEFPRDWGLGSSSTLMNNIAKWAKIDPYMLLGNNFPGSGYDIACVSISKPIIYQLWNQKPHIIPIEFNPPFRDKLFFLHLNKKQNTCDEIRYFRSNISHVSNENIESISSITHRIPFCKTLKEFEELLLKHENIISKILNIPTIKEIYFPDYLGIVKSLGAWGGDFVLISSRKGMKNYFSEKGFDTLISFDEMIFKI, from the coding sequence ATGCATAGACATAGATATAAACGTTTTTTTTATAGTCACGGAAAACTGTTATTAACAGGGGAATATTTCATTTTGTATGGAGCCTGTGGATTAGCTCTTCCTACAATTAAAGGACAATCGTTAACTATCTTTATACACAATTTATCTTCTGTTTTACATTGGAAAAGTTATGATGAAATCAATCAACCTTGGTTTGAAGGGGTATTTCAACTTCCTTCTTTAAAGATTTGTTACGAAACAGAAAAAAATACGGCTTTTAAACTAAGAGATTTATTATTAAAATCTAAAAAAATTCAAAAAAATTTTCTTCATGATTCGTTAGGAATATATGTCAAAACAAAACTTGAATTTCCAAGAGATTGGGGTTTAGGGAGTAGTTCTACTTTAATGAATAACATAGCAAAATGGGCAAAAATAGATCCTTATATGTTATTAGGAAACAATTTTCCAGGTAGTGGTTATGATATAGCTTGCGTTTCAATTTCAAAACCCATAATTTATCAACTTTGGAATCAAAAACCTCATATTATTCCTATAGAATTTAATCCACCATTTAGAGATAAACTTTTTTTTCTGCATCTTAATAAAAAACAAAATACTTGTGATGAAATACGATATTTTCGTTCTAATATATCTCATGTCTCTAATGAAAATATAGAATCTATATCTTCTATAACTCATAGAATTCCTTTTTGTAAAACATTAAAAGAATTTGAAGAGTTATTGTTAAAACATGAAAATATTATATCAAAAATATTAAATATCCCTACTATTAAAGAAATATATTTTCCGGATTATTTGGGAATAGTAAAGAGTTTAGGTGCTTGGGGGGGGGATTTTGTTTTAATAAGTTCTAGAAAAGGAATGAAAAATTATTTTTCTGAAAAGGGGTTTGATACTCTTATTTCATTTGATGAAATGATTTTTAAAATATAA
- a CDS encoding citrate synthase, producing the protein MCSVVNFNINGYHYKLPVIYGTFYEKAINISQLRENTGLITFDPGFKNTGITKSSISFIDGEKGELLYRGYPIEQIINKCSFIETSYLILNGELPNTAQLKSFSEKIKTFNHLHKEINKIFDHIPNFYHPMGILSSLTYILDTFINCLQEEDMYLHLLAKLPILAALTYRKKVGLPPPHINPNLDYTSNLLEMFFSIPNKSYEQNPIITDALNKILILHADHEQNCSTTTVRLLGSADTGLFSSISAGMSALWGRLHGGANQAVIEMLEDILQSGGNIKKWIEKAKNKKDPFRLMGFGHRIYKNFDPRAKIAKKVAENIIQQLGISDPILELAKNLEENALQDPYFVEKKLYPNIDFYSGIIYQAIGIPKYMFTVMFALGRLPGWMAHWKEMKYNKDPIGRPRQIYIGYKKRNIQK; encoded by the coding sequence ATGTGCAGTGTCGTGAATTTTAATATCAATGGATATCATTACAAGCTACCTGTTATTTATGGAACTTTTTATGAAAAAGCTATTAATATTTCTCAGTTAAGAGAAAATACAGGTTTGATTACATTTGATCCAGGATTTAAAAACACAGGAATCACAAAAAGTTCTATTAGTTTTATAGATGGAGAAAAGGGAGAACTTTTATATAGAGGATATCCTATAGAACAAATTATTAATAAATGTTCGTTTATTGAAACGAGTTATCTTATTTTAAATGGAGAACTCCCTAATACTGCACAATTAAAATCTTTTTCTGAAAAAATAAAAACATTTAATCATCTTCATAAAGAAATAAACAAAATATTTGACCATATTCCTAATTTTTATCATCCAATGGGTATTTTATCTTCTTTAACCTATATTTTAGATACATTTATAAATTGTTTACAGGAAGAAGATATGTATCTTCATTTATTAGCTAAATTACCTATTTTAGCGGCTTTAACTTACAGAAAAAAAGTAGGATTACCTCCTCCTCATATTAATCCTAATCTCGATTATACATCTAATTTGTTAGAAATGTTTTTTTCCATTCCCAATAAATCTTATGAACAAAATCCTATTATTACAGACGCTTTGAATAAGATATTAATATTACATGCCGATCATGAACAAAATTGTTCCACAACTACTGTCCGTTTATTAGGTTCTGCTGATACTGGATTATTTTCATCTATATCTGCAGGCATGAGTGCTCTTTGGGGAAGATTGCATGGGGGAGCGAATCAAGCTGTAATTGAAATGTTAGAAGATATTTTACAAAGTGGAGGAAATATAAAAAAATGGATAGAAAAAGCAAAAAATAAAAAAGATCCATTTCGACTCATGGGCTTTGGACATAGAATTTATAAAAATTTTGATCCTAGAGCTAAAATAGCTAAAAAAGTAGCCGAAAATATAATTCAACAATTAGGAATTTCTGATCCTATATTGGAATTGGCAAAAAATCTTGAAGAAAATGCTCTTCAAGATCCTTATTTTGTGGAAAAAAAACTTTATCCTAATATTGATTTTTATTCAGGAATTATTTATCAGGCTATAGGGATTCCAAAATACATGTTTACTGTTATGTTTGCTTTAGGAAGATTACCGGGGTGGATGGCTCATTGGAAAGAGATGAAATATAATAAAGACCCCATAGGAAGACCCAGACAAATTTATATAGGATACAAAAAAAGAAATATACAAAAATAA
- a CDS encoding Rne/Rng family ribonuclease translates to MNKELIINAEEQEVKIALLEEGKLLELHRDVFNKKFSVGDIYLGVVQKILYGLNAAIIDIGHSKGAFLHYDDLGFQTHQILDLISKNHTKKEKEFVFNNFNNPENRNSICRILHIGQKILVQISKEPISNKGLKLTTKICIPGRNLILIPFSEKISISKKIKDVKERNRLISYIKKIIPNSFGIIIRTAANNEIEDILNEELIFLVKKWKKISNNLMKLFPPVRVLSENSKTYCLLRDIFNDDFKSICCNDNFICQEIHSYLSLISPKKTNIIRYYKGNIPIFEKYGIEKQIQIFLGKNVPLENGAYLIIEHTEALHVIDVNSGMINHMMKNCTESERINNILKINLLAATEIARQLRLRDMGGIIVVDFIDMSDSIQKKRLYEHLKEKMKNDRAKHQILPPNKFGLVQFTRHRVRPELKKININNKYSKHSPENYIHHLEFIIETIIKNKNHKRIQLHTHSFVSAYLKKGFPSIQQKWLLKYKKWIQIIPRDSFEYTEYKILNKNREIVSSSFYFH, encoded by the coding sequence ATGAATAAAGAGTTAATTATAAATGCAGAAGAACAAGAAGTTAAAATCGCTCTTTTGGAAGAAGGAAAATTATTAGAGCTTCACAGAGATGTTTTTAATAAAAAATTCTCTGTAGGAGATATTTATTTGGGAGTCGTTCAAAAAATTCTGTATGGATTAAATGCTGCTATCATAGATATAGGGCATTCAAAAGGAGCATTTTTGCATTATGATGATCTTGGATTTCAAACTCATCAAATATTGGATTTGATATCAAAGAATCACACAAAAAAAGAAAAAGAATTTGTTTTTAATAATTTTAATAACCCAGAAAACAGAAATTCTATATGTCGTATATTGCATATTGGACAGAAAATATTAGTTCAAATTTCTAAAGAACCTATTTCTAATAAAGGCCTAAAACTTACTACAAAAATTTGTATTCCAGGAAGAAATCTAATACTCATTCCTTTTTCAGAAAAAATTTCTATTTCAAAAAAAATAAAAGATGTAAAAGAAAGAAATAGATTGATTTCTTACATAAAAAAAATAATCCCAAATTCATTTGGGATTATTATTCGTACAGCTGCTAATAATGAAATAGAAGATATTTTAAATGAAGAACTAATTTTCTTAGTAAAAAAATGGAAAAAAATATCAAATAATTTAATGAAACTTTTTCCACCAGTTCGGGTGTTAAGTGAAAATAGTAAAACTTATTGTTTATTAAGAGATATATTCAATGATGATTTTAAATCTATTTGTTGCAATGATAATTTTATCTGCCAAGAAATTCATTCATATTTATCTTTAATTTCTCCAAAGAAAACCAACATCATTAGATATTACAAAGGTAATATCCCCATATTTGAAAAATATGGGATAGAAAAACAAATACAAATTTTTTTAGGAAAAAATGTACCTCTTGAAAATGGAGCTTATCTTATTATAGAGCATACTGAAGCTTTACATGTTATAGATGTTAATAGTGGTATGATCAATCATATGATGAAAAATTGTACGGAATCAGAAAGAATTAATAACATATTAAAAATAAATTTGTTAGCCGCAACGGAAATAGCCAGACAACTAAGATTAAGAGATATGGGTGGTATTATCGTAGTGGATTTTATAGATATGTCTGATTCTATACAAAAAAAACGACTATATGAACATTTAAAAGAAAAAATGAAAAACGATAGAGCAAAACATCAAATATTACCTCCCAATAAATTTGGTTTAGTTCAGTTTACTCGTCATAGGGTAAGACCTGAATTAAAAAAAATAAATATAAATAATAAATATTCTAAACATTCTCCTGAAAATTATATTCATCACTTAGAATTTATTATAGAAACTATTATAAAAAATAAAAATCATAAAAGAATACAATTACATACTCATTCTTTTGTTTCGGCTTATTTAAAAAAAGGATTTCCTTCTATTCAACAAAAATGGTTGTTGAAATATAAAAAATGGATTCAAATAATTCCAAGAGATTCATTCGAATATACAGAATATAAAATTCTGAATAAAAATCGTGAAATTGTATCATCTTCTTTTTATTTTCATTAA
- a CDS encoding HU family DNA-binding protein: MTKADIITEIISETGSERVDTQKVIETFMKKIKQSLTSGENVYLRGFGSFIIKYRAKKLGRHISKDMSIVIPAHNIPAFKPAKSFTELVKKNVPIKKSMKTGIQ; encoded by the coding sequence ATGACAAAAGCAGATATAATAACAGAAATCATATCAGAGACTGGATCTGAGAGAGTTGATACGCAAAAGGTGATAGAAACATTTATGAAAAAAATAAAACAAAGTTTAACGTCGGGGGAAAATGTTTATTTAAGAGGATTCGGATCATTTATTATTAAATATAGAGCGAAAAAACTGGGCCGTCATATATCCAAAGATATGTCTATTGTAATTCCTGCGCATAATATACCGGCATTTAAACCTGCAAAGTCTTTTACCGAACTAGTGAAAAAAAATGTTCCTATCAAGAAATCAATGAAAACGGGAATACAATGA
- a CDS encoding A/G-specific adenine glycosylase: MDFSKKIINWYKKNHRKLPWRKTTNPYYILVSEFMLQQTRVSQTIIKSYLNFIKKFPNLEKLAQAEEKDVLKKWEGLGYYSRAKYLHSFAKKLKNGKNFFPVKYQELIKYKGIGPYTGAAVASICFHEIIPAIDGNACRVFSRYFGISNNITSSTTKNMFRIIVSKIIDFEHPGIFNQAIMDLGSILCTPKNPKCFLCPIKNSCFSIQNGTVHKFPVKKIKKFIKHRFFYYIFIRDRNKNICLNKRFNKDIWRGLYDFPLIESKKNLSIHEIIDKIWKIFQIVIYNTSIYKIEHKLTHQILSIRFINCETLQDLKKNILFDNFFLYHLIK; this comes from the coding sequence ATGGATTTTTCCAAAAAAATAATAAATTGGTACAAGAAAAATCATAGAAAACTTCCTTGGAGAAAAACTACAAATCCATATTATATATTAGTTTCAGAGTTTATGTTGCAACAAACAAGAGTTTCACAAACCATAATAAAGTCTTATTTAAATTTTATAAAAAAATTTCCAAATTTAGAAAAACTAGCTCAAGCAGAGGAGAAAGACGTATTGAAAAAGTGGGAAGGATTAGGTTATTATTCTAGAGCAAAATATTTACATTCTTTTGCTAAAAAATTAAAAAATGGAAAAAATTTTTTTCCAGTCAAATATCAAGAATTAATAAAATATAAAGGAATAGGACCATATACAGGAGCCGCTGTCGCATCTATATGTTTTCATGAAATTATACCTGCTATTGATGGAAATGCTTGTCGAGTATTTTCCAGATATTTTGGAATATCCAATAATATTACATCTTCCACTACAAAAAATATGTTTCGAATTATTGTTTCAAAAATCATAGATTTTGAACATCCAGGAATTTTTAATCAAGCAATTATGGATTTAGGTTCTATTTTATGTACTCCAAAAAATCCTAAATGTTTCTTATGTCCAATTAAAAATTCTTGTTTTTCCATTCAAAATGGAACTGTACATAAATTCCCTGTAAAAAAAATAAAAAAATTTATAAAACACAGATTTTTTTATTATATTTTTATACGTGATCGGAATAAGAATATTTGTTTAAACAAAAGATTCAATAAAGATATATGGAGGGGCCTTTATGATTTTCCTTTAATAGAATCAAAAAAAAATCTTTCAATTCATGAAATAATAGATAAAATTTGGAAAATATTTCAAATAGTTATTTATAATACTTCAATTTATAAAATTGAACACAAACTTACCCATCAAATTTTATCAATTCGATTTATTAATTGTGAAACTTTACAAGATTTAAAGAAAAATATATTATTTGATAATTTTTTTTTATACCACCTAATCAAATAG
- the gldE gene encoding gliding motility-associated protein GldE has product MEKESSTNVFLEKTFYLVFYFALIIILLLFSALISGSETAFFCIEKKILDKERKKNSYKGNIVFKILKDKKKLLATILISNNFSNIGIIILSSYLITEFLQNKYFIIYNKFHIPIDFFLEVIVLTFILLLFGEIIPKIYASKNNLRFAFFMAKPLIILSKILDPISKIIIFISKFIEKRIIKKKNYISVDQLSKALKITSSNHQNIKERQFLQRIVDFGNTETHQIMTPRIDMFALNSNINSHDVLELVRYQGYSRIPIYKNSIDDIEGVLFAKDLLPFIYDNNFKWNRLIHSPFFVPEKKKIDDLLSDFKKRKIHLAIVVDEYGGTSGLVTLEDVIEEIVGDIIDEFDEEDMSYSKLNQNNYLFDGKTSLINFYRIMDLKEEEEIFFENQKGDADTLGGFIMEINKEFPKKKQKINFSNYSFIIKSIDHKRIKTIEVIRKT; this is encoded by the coding sequence TTGGAAAAAGAATCTTCGACGAATGTTTTTTTAGAAAAAACCTTCTATTTAGTTTTTTATTTTGCATTAATAATAATACTATTATTATTTTCTGCACTAATATCTGGATCAGAAACTGCTTTTTTTTGTATTGAAAAAAAAATTCTTGACAAAGAGAGAAAAAAAAACTCTTATAAAGGGAATATTGTATTTAAAATTTTAAAAGATAAAAAAAAGTTATTGGCAACAATATTAATATCTAATAATTTTTCTAATATTGGAATTATCATATTAAGCTCTTATTTGATAACAGAATTTTTGCAAAACAAATATTTTATTATTTATAACAAATTTCATATTCCTATTGATTTTTTTTTAGAGGTAATAGTTCTTACTTTTATTTTACTTTTATTTGGTGAAATAATACCTAAAATATATGCTAGTAAAAATAATTTACGTTTTGCTTTTTTTATGGCAAAACCATTAATAATTCTTAGCAAAATATTAGATCCTATCAGTAAAATCATAATTTTTATTTCAAAATTTATAGAAAAAAGAATAATAAAAAAAAAGAATTACATTTCTGTAGATCAGCTTTCAAAAGCTTTGAAAATTACGTCTTCAAATCATCAAAATATTAAAGAACGTCAGTTTTTGCAACGAATTGTTGATTTTGGAAATACAGAAACACATCAGATTATGACTCCTAGAATAGATATGTTCGCTTTAAATAGCAATATAAACTCTCATGATGTATTAGAATTGGTTCGTTATCAAGGATATTCTAGGATTCCTATTTATAAAAATAGTATTGATGACATAGAAGGAGTTCTTTTTGCTAAAGACCTCCTTCCATTTATTTATGACAATAATTTTAAATGGAATAGATTGATTCATAGTCCTTTTTTTGTTCCAGAAAAAAAAAAGATAGATGATCTTTTAAGTGATTTTAAAAAAAGAAAAATACATTTAGCTATTGTGGTCGATGAATATGGAGGAACATCCGGGTTAGTTACCCTTGAAGATGTAATTGAAGAAATAGTGGGAGATATTATTGATGAATTTGATGAAGAAGACATGTCTTATTCCAAATTAAACCAAAATAATTATTTATTTGATGGAAAAACATCTTTAATTAATTTCTATCGTATTATGGATCTTAAAGAAGAAGAGGAGATTTTTTTTGAAAATCAAAAAGGAGATGCAGATACTTTAGGAGGGTTTATTATGGAAATAAATAAAGAATTTCCCAAAAAAAAACAAAAAATAAATTTTTCAAATTATTCATTTATTATAAAAAGCATAGATCATAAAAGAATTAAAACTATAGAAGTAATAAGAAAAACATGA
- a CDS encoding tol-pal system YbgF family protein has translation MRKNTIFFSIIFMIIIFSTYFLLKIFFLYPSEIKAQKELNDAQQYLYQGDIEKALNRKNIKRNYLGFLGISSKFFFTKAGNISKFYAGICYYKLGDYKESIKIMKSFSAKDEMISSIKYGIIGDAFTQIKNEKEALKNYIIAANIRENEITTPLYYYKAALLNFYIGKYKDSKYFLEKIEKKYPFFLYKKNVEKYLMFIDNKL, from the coding sequence ATGAGAAAAAATACAATTTTTTTTTCTATCATATTTATGATCATAATATTTAGCACATATTTTTTATTAAAGATATTTTTTTTATATCCATCAGAAATAAAAGCGCAGAAAGAATTGAATGATGCTCAACAGTATCTATATCAAGGAGACATAGAGAAAGCCTTAAATAGAAAAAATATTAAAAGAAATTATTTAGGATTTTTGGGGATATCTTCTAAATTTTTTTTTACTAAAGCAGGAAATATATCTAAATTTTATGCTGGAATTTGCTATTATAAATTGGGTGATTATAAAGAATCTATAAAAATAATGAAAAGTTTTTCGGCAAAAGATGAAATGATATCTTCTATAAAATACGGGATAATAGGAGATGCTTTCACTCAAATAAAAAATGAAAAGGAAGCCTTAAAAAATTACATTATAGCAGCAAATATAAGAGAAAATGAAATTACGACCCCCCTTTATTATTATAAAGCAGCATTATTAAATTTTTATATAGGAAAATATAAAGATTCTAAATATTTTCTAGAAAAAATAGAAAAAAAGTATCCTTTTTTTTTGTATAAAAAAAACGTAGAAAAGTATCTTATGTTTATTGACAATAAATTATAA
- the ribH gene encoding 6,7-dimethyl-8-ribityllumazine synthase: MKTDPVYSLDKKEIKNANLKFAIIVSLWNSEITNRLYKGAYKTLIELGVVKEKIKTWEVPGSYELIYSSKKIAHSFNFDSIIAIGSLIQGETPHFKYLCQAISHGIKDINIIYDVPVIFCVLSDRNQQQSFDRSGGKNGNKGIECAKAAIYMSLFRKSIK; encoded by the coding sequence ATGAAAACAGATCCTGTTTATTCATTAGATAAAAAAGAAATAAAAAATGCAAATTTAAAATTTGCTATTATTGTTTCTTTATGGAATAGTGAAATTACAAATAGGTTATATAAAGGAGCTTATAAAACTTTAATTGAGTTAGGGGTCGTAAAAGAAAAAATTAAAACTTGGGAAGTTCCTGGAAGTTATGAATTAATTTATTCTTCTAAAAAAATAGCTCATAGTTTCAATTTTGATTCAATCATTGCAATAGGCTCTCTAATACAAGGAGAAACTCCTCATTTTAAGTATTTATGTCAAGCGATTTCGCATGGAATTAAAGATATTAATATAATATATGATGTCCCTGTTATATTTTGTGTTCTTTCTGATAGGAATCAACAACAATCTTTTGATCGATCAGGTGGAAAAAATGGAAATAAGGGAATAGAATGTGCGAAAGCAGCTATATATATGTCTTTATTTAGAAAATCTATAAAATGA